A region from the Mesorhizobium shangrilense genome encodes:
- a CDS encoding winged helix-turn-helix transcriptional regulator: MANPTKRLPILPAERALKVISGRWKAVILYHLFDRPRRLTALKAKVPDITQKVLIQQLREMEEHGLVSREIFAEIPSRVEYSATPLGLSLEPILLALCEWGQHHADELNEMDRLADCVIRPRPAQHPVA, encoded by the coding sequence ATGGCCAATCCGACCAAGAGGCTGCCGATATTGCCAGCCGAACGCGCGCTGAAAGTGATCTCGGGCCGCTGGAAAGCCGTCATCCTCTACCATCTGTTCGACAGGCCCCGGCGGCTGACGGCGCTGAAGGCGAAAGTGCCCGACATTACCCAGAAGGTGCTGATCCAGCAGTTGCGGGAAATGGAGGAACACGGCCTCGTCAGCCGCGAGATCTTCGCCGAGATCCCGTCGCGCGTCGAATATTCGGCGACGCCGCTCGGTCTCAGCCTGGAGCCGATCCTGCTGGCGCTCTGCGAATGGGGCCAGCACCATGCAGACGAACTGAACGAGATGGATCGCCTCGCCGATTGCGTCATCAGGCCGAGGCCGGCCCAGCACCCGGTGGCGTAA
- a CDS encoding quinone oxidoreductase family protein, which yields MRAIQVNRFGGPDVLEVVELPTPDPQPGEVLIRVRAAGINFFEALMRADRYAVTPQLPMMPGVEAAGIVEAIGQGVDAVLLGTRVAAPLFVSKRPFGGYADHVTIDADLAVPLPDALPFEDATALMVQGLTALHLLRQGPPGGKAVLVPAAAGGVGSLLVQLARLKGASKVIAAAGGKAKLDLALSLGADVAIDYSLTDWPARVRDITGGKGADIVYDTVGGALTAASLQALAPGGELVFAALGRFALAASDLEAMIGHNQSLRGFALLPLLSGAALRAGLSELFALAANGRLRVAIGGRFPLDRAGEAHRLLDERRSTGKVVLMP from the coding sequence ATGAGAGCCATTCAAGTGAACCGCTTCGGCGGCCCGGACGTGCTTGAGGTCGTCGAATTGCCGACGCCCGACCCACAGCCCGGCGAAGTCCTGATCCGCGTCCGTGCGGCGGGGATAAATTTCTTCGAGGCGCTGATGCGCGCGGATCGTTATGCGGTCACGCCGCAACTGCCGATGATGCCCGGCGTGGAGGCAGCGGGTATCGTGGAAGCGATCGGGCAGGGCGTGGATGCCGTGCTTTTGGGGACACGCGTCGCGGCGCCCTTGTTCGTTTCCAAGCGACCCTTCGGCGGATACGCCGATCATGTCACGATCGACGCCGATCTCGCCGTGCCACTGCCGGATGCCCTTCCGTTCGAGGATGCCACGGCCTTGATGGTACAGGGCCTGACGGCTCTTCACCTGCTGCGGCAGGGTCCGCCAGGCGGCAAAGCTGTGCTGGTGCCAGCCGCGGCGGGCGGGGTCGGTTCGCTCCTTGTCCAGCTTGCAAGGCTGAAGGGCGCCAGCAAGGTGATTGCGGCCGCCGGCGGCAAGGCCAAGCTCGATCTCGCTTTGTCGCTCGGCGCCGATGTGGCCATCGACTACAGCCTGACGGATTGGCCGGCTCGTGTCCGAGATATCACGGGCGGGAAGGGCGCCGATATTGTCTACGACACCGTTGGTGGTGCGCTGACGGCCGCGTCGCTGCAGGCGTTGGCGCCCGGCGGGGAACTGGTGTTCGCGGCGCTCGGCAGGTTCGCGCTCGCGGCCTCCGATCTGGAAGCGATGATCGGTCACAACCAGTCGCTGAGAGGGTTTGCGTTGCTGCCGCTCTTGTCCGGGGCCGCATTGAGGGCCGGCCTGTCGGAACTGTTCGCGCTGGCGGCAAACGGTCGGCTGCGGGTTGCGATCGGCGGCCGCTTCCCGCTTGACCGGGCCGGCGAGGCGCATCGCCTGCTGGACGAGCGCCGTTCGACGGGGAAGGTCGTGCTGATGCCTTAG
- a CDS encoding winged helix-turn-helix transcriptional regulator → MVAKTSFETRPCPIARSLDDVGEWWSILLLRDAFQGLTRFDQFQKSLDIAPNILARRLNSLVERGLFEKRAYCERPLRHEYILTAKARDFRPVLLSLLAWGNKHLAPEGPSLVVVNKADGRWAEPVLVDRHSGRELDSEDFTMATAPAATDRMRKRYDFSSEGSGLPLVDNTLVHQSHEEARSR, encoded by the coding sequence ATGGTAGCGAAAACAAGCTTCGAGACACGGCCGTGCCCCATCGCGCGCAGCCTCGACGATGTCGGCGAATGGTGGAGCATCCTGCTGCTTAGGGATGCGTTCCAGGGGCTGACGCGCTTCGATCAGTTTCAAAAGAGCCTGGACATTGCCCCCAACATTCTCGCGCGCCGGCTGAACAGCCTGGTCGAGCGCGGCCTGTTCGAGAAGCGTGCCTACTGCGAGCGGCCGCTTCGCCACGAATATATTCTGACCGCCAAGGCGCGTGATTTCCGCCCAGTCCTCCTTTCCCTGCTCGCCTGGGGCAACAAGCATCTGGCACCCGAAGGCCCGAGCCTGGTGGTGGTGAACAAAGCGGATGGGCGCTGGGCCGAGCCCGTGCTGGTTGATCGTCACAGCGGCAGGGAACTCGACAGCGAGGACTTCACCATGGCGACGGCACCTGCTGCCACCGATCGCATGCGGAAGCGATATGATTTCAGCAGCGAGGGCTCTGGTCTTCCGCTCGTCGACAACACGCTGGTTCATCAAAGCCATGAAGAGGCACGAAGCAGATGA
- a CDS encoding HlyD family secretion protein: MNKVLSPAELQPAQPSVVQIPMPARKRRKPWLMAGAAIVIGVAGWYGFQWWQAGRFLVSTDDAYVGGNVTPLAPRVAGHIDQILVEDNQHVAAGQLIIRIDDRPFKAALEHAQASVEQKQSSLDNLRAQTSLQNSLIEQAQADLDAKSAAAIFTTQDAKRYEVLASTKAGSQQDAQRSFAADGQAKASVAASRAGLAAARQQLDVLNTQISEATAEVAAAKADLDTAQLDLGFTEIRSPIDGIIGNRLAQVGTYVSPGSYLLTIVPDRGLWVDANFKEDQLRHMADGQAAMVYSDIAPDEPLKGHVTSLGPATGAIFSVIPAQNATGNFTKIVQRVPIRITIDQDQAQKVALRPGLSTTVTVDTASR, from the coding sequence ATGAACAAGGTTCTCTCTCCGGCTGAGTTGCAGCCAGCCCAGCCATCGGTCGTCCAGATTCCCATGCCTGCCAGAAAGCGCCGCAAGCCGTGGCTGATGGCGGGGGCGGCGATCGTCATCGGGGTCGCCGGATGGTACGGCTTCCAGTGGTGGCAGGCCGGCCGCTTCCTGGTATCGACCGACGATGCCTATGTCGGCGGCAACGTCACACCGTTGGCGCCACGGGTTGCCGGGCATATCGATCAGATACTCGTCGAGGACAACCAGCATGTCGCGGCCGGTCAGCTCATCATCCGCATCGACGATCGGCCCTTCAAGGCGGCGCTGGAGCATGCGCAAGCATCGGTGGAGCAGAAGCAGTCGTCTCTCGACAATCTTCGTGCCCAGACTTCACTGCAGAATTCGCTGATCGAGCAGGCGCAGGCCGATCTCGACGCCAAGAGCGCGGCTGCCATCTTCACCACGCAGGATGCGAAACGCTATGAGGTGCTCGCCAGCACCAAGGCCGGTTCGCAGCAGGACGCCCAGAGAAGTTTTGCAGCCGACGGTCAGGCCAAGGCATCGGTGGCGGCCTCCCGCGCGGGGCTTGCGGCCGCCAGGCAGCAGCTCGACGTCCTCAACACCCAGATCTCGGAAGCGACGGCGGAGGTCGCGGCAGCCAAGGCCGATCTCGATACCGCGCAGCTCGATCTCGGCTTCACGGAAATCCGCTCACCCATCGACGGCATTATCGGCAACAGGCTGGCGCAGGTCGGCACCTATGTCTCGCCGGGCAGCTACCTGCTGACCATCGTTCCGGACAGGGGGCTATGGGTTGACGCCAATTTCAAGGAAGACCAGTTGCGGCACATGGCCGACGGCCAGGCGGCGATGGTCTATTCGGACATTGCGCCCGATGAGCCGCTCAAGGGGCACGTCACCAGCCTGGGGCCCGCCACGGGGGCGATCTTCAGCGTGATCCCGGCGCAGAACGCGACCGGCAACTTCACCAAGATCGTCCAGCGCGTCCCCATCCGGATCACGATCGACCAGGACCAGGCGCAGAAAGTTGCGCTGCGGCCAGGCCTGTCGACCACCGTGACGGTCGATACCGCGTCACGCTGA
- a CDS encoding DHA2 family efflux MFS transporter permease subunit, producing the protein MSERVAPQSFLVSILPFMVMCVGMFIALLDIQIVASSLQDIGGGLSAAQDQIGWVQTSYLVAEIIVIPLSGWLTRVFSTRWLFTISAAGFTLASMLCGLAWNIESMIVFRALQGLLGASMIPTVFTSSFHYFQGPRRVYAAAVVGSIASIAPTLGPVIGGWITDTLNWHWLFYVNVIPGTIITVLVATLVKIDEPDPSLLKGADYIGIALMAVSLGTLEYVLEEGSRWNWFDDATIRNGAVVAGITGVLFVIRSLTYSQPVVDFRAFGNRNFAIGCFLSFITGVGIFATIFLTPLFLGYVRGYDALQTGLAVFSTGVASMVGVPVYIFLAKRFDTRWLMMFGLASFGASMWSFSAITSEWGAAQLLLPQIFRGFPQVFAVAPSVNLGLGSLPPERLKYASGLFNTMRNLGGAVGIAVCGAILNDRTNFHFLTIASHLTPQNEAAMRLVDTVALRYGQLPGAVADGHTASLKQLWALAYREASTMAYADAFLVIMVAFVIATALVPFLRNVTPKPLPADAH; encoded by the coding sequence ATGTCAGAGCGCGTCGCCCCGCAATCCTTCCTCGTCAGCATCCTGCCGTTCATGGTGATGTGCGTGGGGATGTTCATCGCGCTTCTCGACATCCAGATCGTCGCGTCTTCGCTGCAGGACATCGGCGGCGGCCTGTCGGCGGCACAGGACCAGATCGGCTGGGTGCAGACATCCTACCTGGTGGCTGAGATCATCGTCATCCCGCTGTCGGGCTGGCTCACCCGGGTGTTCTCGACACGCTGGCTTTTCACCATCTCGGCGGCCGGCTTCACCCTGGCGAGCATGCTGTGCGGATTGGCCTGGAACATCGAAAGCATGATCGTGTTCCGTGCCCTGCAGGGGCTGCTCGGGGCATCGATGATTCCCACCGTCTTCACCTCGTCGTTCCATTATTTCCAAGGTCCCAGGCGCGTCTATGCGGCCGCGGTGGTTGGCAGCATCGCCTCGATCGCGCCGACGCTCGGGCCGGTCATCGGCGGCTGGATCACCGATACGCTGAACTGGCATTGGCTGTTCTATGTCAACGTCATTCCCGGCACCATCATCACGGTCCTCGTCGCCACGCTCGTCAAGATCGACGAACCCGATCCGTCCCTTCTGAAGGGCGCCGACTATATCGGCATCGCCCTGATGGCGGTCAGCCTCGGCACGCTGGAATATGTGCTTGAGGAGGGGTCGCGCTGGAACTGGTTCGATGATGCGACGATCCGCAATGGCGCCGTCGTCGCTGGTATTACCGGGGTTCTGTTCGTCATCCGCAGCCTGACCTATTCGCAGCCGGTGGTGGATTTCCGCGCCTTCGGCAACCGCAATTTCGCGATTGGCTGCTTTCTCTCGTTCATAACCGGCGTCGGCATCTTCGCCACGATCTTCCTGACGCCGCTGTTCCTCGGCTACGTGCGCGGCTACGACGCCCTGCAGACCGGGCTGGCGGTCTTCTCGACCGGCGTCGCTTCGATGGTCGGCGTTCCCGTCTACATCTTCCTCGCCAAGCGCTTCGACACACGCTGGCTGATGATGTTCGGGCTGGCATCCTTCGGCGCGTCGATGTGGAGTTTCAGCGCCATCACCAGCGAATGGGGCGCTGCGCAGCTGCTTCTGCCCCAGATATTTCGTGGCTTCCCGCAGGTCTTTGCCGTGGCGCCAAGCGTCAATCTCGGCCTCGGCAGCCTGCCGCCCGAGCGGCTGAAATATGCCAGTGGCCTGTTCAACACGATGCGCAATCTTGGCGGTGCGGTCGGCATCGCCGTTTGCGGCGCTATCCTGAACGACCGCACCAATTTCCATTTCCTGACGATCGCCTCGCATCTGACGCCACAGAACGAGGCAGCGATGCGACTGGTCGACACCGTCGCGCTGCGCTACGGACAGCTGCCCGGCGCTGTCGCCGACGGCCATACGGCGTCGCTGAAGCAGCTGTGGGCGCTTGCCTATCGCGAGGCGTCCACCATGGCTTACGCCGATGCGTTTCTGGTGATCATGGTCGCGTTCGTCATCGCGACGGCGCTCGTCCCGTTCCTGCGCAACGTCACGCCAAAGCCCCTGCCTGCGGACGCACACTGA
- a CDS encoding DMT family transporter: MSKPVKSPSLAGVVSPMIPVLVCALAIFLLSAMDAAMKVLVIAVGVYNTVLWRSMLATVVAGIGWSTGPRSLPAPSVLRLHVLRAVVVGIVLLSFFWGLARLPLAEAIGLSFVAPLFALLLAALLLGERIQRQAIWASLAGIAGVAIIVAGQFGQASYAGDALLGTVAVLASTVFYAYNLILARQQALVAKPIEIMLFQNLSVAVILGLAAPWLAIALPPNLWLPLAGVTALSLAGQFLMSWAYARAEAQYLIPTEYSAFIWAVAIGWLFFDEAATWTTLAGAGLIVGSCLIAARSNPKLAEPIEAAV, from the coding sequence ATGAGTAAGCCCGTGAAGTCACCCAGCCTGGCAGGCGTCGTTTCCCCCATGATCCCGGTGCTCGTATGCGCGCTCGCGATCTTCCTTCTATCCGCCATGGATGCGGCGATGAAGGTTCTGGTCATCGCCGTCGGCGTCTACAATACGGTTCTATGGCGCAGCATGCTCGCGACCGTGGTCGCGGGCATTGGCTGGTCGACAGGGCCGCGCTCGCTTCCTGCTCCTTCAGTGCTGCGGCTGCATGTGTTGCGTGCCGTGGTTGTCGGCATCGTCTTGCTGTCCTTCTTCTGGGGGCTTGCCAGGCTGCCGCTCGCGGAGGCGATCGGGCTCAGTTTCGTCGCGCCCCTGTTTGCCCTCTTGCTCGCCGCGCTGCTGCTGGGCGAACGCATACAGCGCCAGGCGATCTGGGCCTCACTGGCCGGCATTGCCGGCGTCGCGATCATAGTGGCCGGACAGTTTGGGCAGGCAAGCTATGCCGGGGATGCCCTGCTTGGCACGGTGGCGGTGCTCGCATCGACGGTGTTCTACGCCTACAATCTGATCCTTGCGCGGCAACAGGCGCTGGTGGCCAAGCCAATCGAGATCATGCTGTTCCAAAACCTTAGCGTCGCGGTCATCCTTGGGCTTGCAGCACCCTGGCTCGCCATCGCGCTGCCGCCCAATCTCTGGCTTCCGCTTGCCGGGGTGACGGCGCTGTCGCTCGCCGGCCAATTCCTGATGAGCTGGGCCTACGCCCGCGCCGAGGCGCAGTATCTGATCCCGACGGAATACTCGGCCTTCATCTGGGCGGTCGCGATTGGCTGGCTCTTCTTCGACGAGGCGGCGACCTGGACCACGCTGGCCGGGGCGGGCCTCATCGTGGGCAGTTGCCTGATCGCGGCGCGCTCGAATCCGAAACTGGCCGAACCGATCGAAGCTGCTGTCTGA
- a CDS encoding alpha/beta fold hydrolase: protein MVTAVPAFAAGGSQRAIVLVHGGFVDGSGWEGVYEKLKADGYDVAIVQNPTQSLAGDVAATRAVINAQDKSVILVGHSYGGAVVTEAGNDPKVVGLVYIAAFAPDAGESVATLIANPAPGAPVPPILPPQDGFLMLDKTRFAASFAADVEPGKAAFMAESQVPWGLDALNGAISKPAWKVKQSWYLVATEDKMIPPDAQRAMSKRAGSTVVEVPGSHAIYVSKPGAVAELIEEAAQTAKAAN from the coding sequence ATGGTCACTGCGGTGCCCGCATTCGCGGCCGGCGGTTCGCAAAGGGCAATCGTGCTCGTCCATGGCGGCTTCGTCGACGGGTCCGGCTGGGAGGGTGTCTACGAGAAGCTGAAGGCCGATGGCTATGACGTGGCCATTGTCCAGAACCCCACCCAGTCGCTTGCCGGTGACGTTGCCGCGACACGTGCGGTCATCAACGCGCAGGACAAGTCCGTCATCCTGGTCGGCCATTCCTATGGCGGCGCCGTCGTGACCGAAGCCGGTAACGACCCGAAGGTTGTCGGCCTGGTCTATATCGCCGCCTTCGCCCCCGATGCCGGCGAGTCCGTGGCCACGCTGATCGCCAATCCGGCGCCTGGCGCGCCGGTGCCGCCGATCCTGCCGCCGCAGGATGGTTTTCTCATGCTCGACAAGACCAGGTTCGCGGCTTCGTTCGCGGCCGATGTCGAGCCCGGCAAGGCCGCCTTCATGGCGGAGTCGCAGGTGCCGTGGGGGCTCGACGCGCTGAACGGCGCGATCAGCAAGCCGGCCTGGAAGGTCAAGCAGAGCTGGTACCTCGTCGCGACGGAAGACAAGATGATCCCGCCCGATGCCCAGCGCGCCATGTCGAAGCGCGCCGGTTCCACCGTCGTGGAAGTCCCGGGCAGCCACGCAATCTATGTGTCGAAGCCCGGCGCGGTCGCTGAACTCATCGAGGAAGCCGCCCAGACGGCAAAGGCTGCAAACTGA
- a CDS encoding winged helix-turn-helix domain-containing tetratricopeptide repeat protein yields MPTQPLVFGPFALDPDRGTLLRDGEPVALGRRGILLLDALLKRPGEIFTKTELMDAGWQGSAVEESNLSVQIALLRKALGPMPDGGDWIATVPRIGYRFLGAGLGQEGRTAPHQPKPSLAVLPLTSLSSDPEQEYFADGLAEDIITMLSKLSGLVVIARSSSFAYRGLSVDIRTVARELGVRFVLAGSVRKSGNRLRIAAQLSDGETGAHLWAESYDRELADMFTLQEEVASRIVGALKIALGPKETAQWPGIASTGTTDIDAYDCFLRGRAMQRGATQNADVFRRTSELFRQAIDHDPTYAAPYAALAMAMGHAYYNRWTDDPEQALAEARRLVEEAVRLDPNDAFPHGVAALVSSYRADFERWASEVEIALTLNPNFAPALALRAMLNTYSGETSAAIEDLERAIRLDPLFSQNYLHHLGVAHLVAGKYETAAALLRERILLVPNTDMSRAYLAAVLGLLGDDEGARQVWGELMAIKPGYSFEEGIGRTPFRNPQDLNRIRSGLLRAGLPIDCPANHPRG; encoded by the coding sequence ATGCCGACGCAACCTCTCGTTTTTGGCCCGTTTGCACTGGACCCCGACAGGGGAACGCTTCTGCGCGACGGTGAGCCAGTGGCGCTGGGGCGCCGAGGTATCCTCTTGCTCGATGCGCTGCTCAAGCGCCCCGGTGAGATTTTCACCAAGACCGAGCTGATGGACGCCGGCTGGCAAGGCAGCGCCGTCGAGGAGAGCAATCTTTCGGTCCAGATAGCGTTGTTGCGCAAGGCGCTCGGGCCAATGCCGGACGGGGGAGACTGGATCGCCACCGTCCCGCGCATCGGCTACCGGTTCCTTGGAGCAGGCCTGGGGCAGGAGGGCAGGACGGCTCCGCATCAGCCGAAGCCCTCGCTGGCGGTTCTTCCGCTCACCAGCCTCAGCAGCGATCCCGAACAGGAATACTTCGCCGACGGGCTGGCGGAAGACATCATAACGATGCTGTCGAAGCTTTCGGGGCTGGTCGTCATCGCCCGCAGTTCGAGCTTTGCCTACAGGGGATTGTCGGTCGACATACGCACCGTCGCCAGGGAGCTGGGCGTTCGTTTCGTCCTGGCGGGAAGCGTCCGCAAAAGCGGCAACCGCCTGCGCATCGCCGCGCAGTTGAGCGATGGCGAGACAGGGGCGCATCTGTGGGCCGAGAGCTATGACCGGGAACTGGCCGATATGTTCACGCTCCAGGAGGAGGTGGCCAGCAGGATCGTCGGCGCGCTCAAGATCGCGCTAGGCCCGAAAGAGACGGCGCAATGGCCGGGGATCGCATCGACCGGAACGACTGATATCGATGCCTATGATTGCTTCTTGCGTGGCCGCGCGATGCAACGGGGCGCGACGCAGAATGCCGATGTCTTCAGGCGCACAAGCGAACTGTTTCGCCAGGCGATCGATCATGATCCCACCTACGCAGCGCCCTATGCCGCGCTCGCAATGGCCATGGGGCATGCCTATTACAACCGCTGGACGGACGATCCTGAGCAGGCGCTCGCCGAGGCCCGCAGGCTCGTCGAGGAAGCGGTCCGCCTCGATCCAAACGATGCCTTTCCGCATGGCGTCGCCGCCCTGGTTTCGTCGTACCGCGCGGATTTCGAGCGCTGGGCATCCGAAGTCGAGATTGCGCTGACGCTCAATCCGAATTTCGCGCCCGCGCTGGCGCTGCGCGCGATGCTCAACACATACTCGGGAGAGACGTCAGCAGCGATCGAGGACCTGGAGCGCGCCATTCGCCTCGACCCCCTGTTCTCGCAAAACTATCTTCACCATCTGGGCGTGGCGCATCTGGTCGCCGGCAAATACGAAACCGCGGCCGCGCTGTTGCGGGAGCGGATACTGCTCGTGCCGAACACCGACATGAGCCGGGCCTATCTCGCGGCGGTGCTCGGCCTGTTGGGTGACGACGAGGGGGCGCGGCAAGTATGGGGCGAACTGATGGCGATAAAGCCTGGCTATTCGTTTGAAGAAGGCATTGGCCGGACGCCGTTCAGGAATCCACAGGATCTGAACCGGATCAGGAGCGGCCTTCTGAGGGCGGGGCTGCCCATCGACTGCCCGGCAAATCACCCGCGCGGCTGA
- a CDS encoding RNA polymerase sigma factor — MTATATIEAVWRIEQPKLTARLARYLRDVGLAEEIAGDAFLMALERWPRDGIPSNPAAWLTEVARNRALDRLRRTTMIDGKHREIAVDLAELEREIPDIEAALDEDVDDDLLRLIFTACHPVLAAEQRAALALRLLGGLSTPEIARAFLVSETTVAQRIVRAKRALRDAGIPFETPRGDERRERLAAVLEVVYLIFNEGYVATVGPDWLRADLCGEALRLGRSLVALMPDEPETLGLVALMELHASRFAARTGKAGDPILLLDQDRSRWNWSLIRHGLDGIGRAMTLTSTPGPYLLQAMIAACHARAVTAADTDWIAISAYYQALALVAPSPIVEINRAVAVGMAFGPAQGLAIADALRDEPRLKGSHLLPTVRGDLLERLGRPAEARAEFRHAASLTGNDRERALLLSRAGDLPGSRWAAPPSEGRS; from the coding sequence TTGACGGCCACTGCCACCATCGAAGCGGTCTGGCGGATCGAGCAGCCGAAGCTCACCGCCAGGCTGGCTCGCTATCTCAGGGATGTCGGCCTGGCCGAGGAGATCGCCGGCGATGCCTTCCTGATGGCGCTGGAGCGCTGGCCCCGGGACGGCATACCCAGCAACCCCGCGGCGTGGCTGACTGAGGTCGCCAGGAACCGGGCGCTCGACCGCCTGCGCCGCACCACCATGATCGACGGCAAACATCGCGAAATCGCCGTCGACCTCGCCGAACTGGAGCGCGAGATACCCGACATCGAGGCAGCGCTCGACGAGGATGTGGATGATGACCTGCTGCGGCTGATCTTCACCGCCTGCCATCCGGTGCTGGCGGCCGAGCAACGCGCCGCACTTGCCTTGCGGCTGCTGGGCGGGCTGTCGACGCCAGAGATCGCCCGCGCTTTCCTGGTGTCTGAAACCACCGTCGCTCAGCGCATCGTGCGCGCCAAGCGGGCGCTTCGCGATGCCGGGATACCGTTCGAGACGCCGCGCGGAGACGAGCGGCGCGAACGGCTCGCCGCCGTCCTGGAGGTGGTCTATCTGATCTTCAACGAGGGCTATGTGGCCACGGTGGGGCCTGACTGGCTGCGCGCCGATCTCTGCGGCGAAGCGCTACGCCTGGGCCGCTCGCTGGTGGCACTGATGCCGGACGAGCCCGAGACCCTGGGGTTGGTGGCATTAATGGAACTGCACGCCTCGCGCTTCGCCGCCCGCACCGGCAAGGCTGGCGATCCGATCCTTTTGCTCGACCAGGACCGCAGCCGGTGGAACTGGTCGCTCATTCGGCACGGTCTCGACGGCATAGGCCGTGCGATGACCCTGACATCGACACCCGGTCCCTATCTGCTGCAGGCGATGATCGCCGCCTGCCATGCCCGCGCGGTGACCGCCGCCGACACCGACTGGATCGCCATATCAGCCTATTACCAGGCGCTCGCGCTGGTGGCCCCCTCGCCGATCGTCGAAATCAACCGGGCGGTGGCGGTGGGCATGGCGTTCGGACCGGCACAGGGACTCGCCATCGCCGATGCCCTGCGGGACGAGCCGCGCCTGAAGGGGTCGCATCTCCTGCCCACGGTGCGCGGCGATCTTCTGGAAAGGCTGGGACGTCCAGCGGAGGCCCGTGCCGAGTTCCGCCACGCCGCCAGTTTGACCGGCAACGACAGGGAGCGCGCGCTGCTGCTCAGCCGCGCGGGTGATTTGCCGGGCAGTCGATGGGCAGCCCCGCCCTCAGAAGGCCGCTCCTGA
- a CDS encoding YciI family protein encodes MRFMMLMIPGGYATAAPDVMPDAKAVEGMMKYNEELKKAGVLLALDGLHPPSSGARVSFKGGKPAVTDGPFAEVKEVLGGYWVIDVRSREEAIEWARRCPAGENDVIEVRRVFEISEFPEDVQKVAEGFGEMKG; translated from the coding sequence ATGCGGTTCATGATGCTGATGATCCCCGGCGGCTACGCAACGGCGGCGCCCGATGTCATGCCCGATGCCAAGGCGGTAGAGGGCATGATGAAATACAATGAGGAACTGAAGAAGGCCGGCGTGCTGCTGGCGCTCGACGGGCTGCATCCGCCGTCATCGGGCGCGCGGGTCAGCTTCAAGGGCGGCAAGCCTGCCGTCACTGACGGCCCCTTCGCGGAGGTCAAGGAAGTGCTGGGCGGTTATTGGGTGATCGACGTGCGCTCGCGCGAGGAGGCCATCGAATGGGCCCGCCGTTGCCCCGCCGGCGAGAATGACGTGATCGAGGTTCGCCGCGTCTTTGAGATCAGCGAGTTCCCCGAGGACGTCCAGAAGGTCGCGGAGGGCTTTGGCGAGATGAAGGGTTGA
- a CDS encoding helix-turn-helix domain-containing protein, whose protein sequence is MPPYKWLVQRRVARAKEMLAGSASLADIALASSFADQSHLTRIFSRQVGRTPGKWRACLH, encoded by the coding sequence ATGCCACCCTATAAGTGGCTTGTGCAACGTCGTGTTGCCCGCGCGAAGGAAATGCTGGCAGGGAGTGCTTCCCTGGCCGACATCGCGCTTGCGAGCAGCTTTGCCGACCAGAGTCACCTGACCCGAATCTTCTCGCGCCAGGTCGGTCGCACGCCCGGTAAATGGCGGGCCTGCCTTCACTGA